A region from the Desulfurellaceae bacterium genome encodes:
- a CDS encoding glutamate synthase subunit beta, translated as MGKPTGFMEFQRQLPADRSPLERIDDWHEFHDHLPVDTLQEQGGRCMDCGIPFCHTGTLISGMASGCPLNNLIPEWNDLVYRDLWKEALERLHKTNNFPEFTGRVCPAPCEGSCVLGITNPPVTIKNIECSIVDRGFAEGWVVAEPPEKRSGKKVAVIGSGPAGLACAAQLNRAGHWVTVYERADRIGGLLMYGIPNMKLDKNLVQRRVNQLTAEGVRFVTSTAVGTDVSASQLREEFDALVLCCGATKPRNFPIEGRDLEGIHFAMEFLHANTKSLLDSQHADGAYISAADKHVIVIGGGDTGTDCVGTSMRHKCKSLTQFEILPRPPDERQTDNPWPEWPRIFRVDYGQEEAQARFGADPRVFLIQTEKFVGDENGRVKELHTVEVEWTKNENGAFIPKNIPGTEKVWPADLVLLAMGFLGPEDPILEELDVERDGRSNVSAEYGKYATSVEGVFAAGDARRGQSLVVWALHEGRSAARECDRYLMGRTDLP; from the coding sequence ATGGGTAAGCCAACCGGATTTATGGAATTTCAGCGCCAGCTGCCGGCCGACCGTTCCCCCCTGGAACGGATCGACGACTGGCACGAGTTTCACGACCACCTGCCCGTGGACACGCTCCAGGAGCAGGGCGGGCGTTGCATGGACTGCGGCATTCCCTTCTGCCACACCGGAACCCTGATCAGCGGTATGGCCTCGGGCTGTCCCTTGAACAATCTGATCCCCGAGTGGAACGATCTGGTCTACCGCGACCTGTGGAAAGAGGCGCTGGAGCGCCTGCACAAGACGAATAATTTCCCGGAGTTCACCGGCCGGGTGTGTCCGGCGCCGTGCGAGGGCTCGTGCGTGCTGGGTATCACCAACCCGCCGGTCACGATCAAAAACATCGAGTGTTCTATTGTTGACCGGGGCTTTGCCGAGGGCTGGGTCGTGGCCGAGCCGCCGGAAAAACGCAGCGGCAAAAAAGTGGCCGTGATCGGCTCCGGGCCGGCCGGGCTGGCCTGCGCGGCCCAGCTCAACCGGGCCGGTCATTGGGTGACCGTCTACGAGCGGGCCGACCGGATCGGCGGTCTGCTGATGTACGGCATCCCCAACATGAAACTGGACAAGAACCTGGTCCAGCGTCGGGTCAATCAACTGACCGCGGAAGGGGTGCGGTTCGTCACTAGTACCGCCGTTGGCACGGATGTGTCGGCCAGCCAGCTGCGTGAGGAGTTCGACGCCCTGGTCCTGTGCTGCGGCGCAACCAAGCCCCGTAATTTTCCGATTGAGGGCCGCGATCTCGAGGGCATTCACTTTGCCATGGAGTTTCTGCACGCCAACACCAAGAGCCTGCTCGACTCCCAGCACGCCGACGGCGCCTACATTTCGGCTGCCGACAAGCACGTGATTGTCATCGGCGGCGGCGATACCGGCACCGACTGCGTCGGCACCTCCATGCGCCACAAGTGCAAAAGCCTGACCCAGTTTGAAATTCTGCCCCGTCCGCCGGACGAACGCCAGACCGATAACCCGTGGCCGGAGTGGCCCCGCATCTTCCGCGTCGATTACGGCCAGGAAGAGGCCCAGGCGCGGTTTGGCGCCGACCCGCGGGTGTTCCTGATCCAGACCGAAAAGTTTGTCGGCGACGAAAACGGACGGGTCAAGGAACTCCACACCGTTGAGGTCGAGTGGACCAAAAACGAAAACGGCGCCTTCATTCCCAAGAACATTCCGGGCACCGAAAAGGTCTGGCCGGCCGACCTGGTGCTCCTGGCCATGGGTTTTTTGGGACCGGAGGACCCCATCCTGGAAGAGCTGGACGTTGAGCGCGATGGCCGCTCAAACGTGAGCGCCGAGTACGGCAAATACGCCACCAGCGTCGAAGGCGTGTTTGCCGCCGGCGACGCGCGGCGCGGCCAGAGTCTGGTTGTGTGGGCTCTCCACGAAGGGCGGAGCGCCGCACGGGAGTGTGACCGCTACCTGATGGGCCGCACCGACTTGCCCTAA
- the grxC gene encoding glutaredoxin 3, protein MKPVIVYTTLFCPYCTAAKSLLTKKGVPFEEIDATGNSDLRQEIMERSGQHTVPQIFIGEQSVGGFSELNELDMCGELDELLAD, encoded by the coding sequence ATGAAGCCAGTCATCGTCTACACCACCCTGTTCTGTCCCTACTGTACAGCGGCCAAGTCGCTGCTGACCAAAAAAGGCGTGCCGTTTGAAGAGATCGACGCGACCGGCAACTCAGACCTGCGCCAAGAGATCATGGAACGGTCCGGTCAGCACACGGTCCCGCAGATTTTTATTGGCGAACAGTCGGTCGGCGGCTTTTCCGAACTGAACGAGCTGGACATGTGCGGGGAGCTTGACGAGCTGTTGGCGGACTGA
- a CDS encoding LLM class F420-dependent oxidoreductase — protein MKLGLFGINMGIASNPDVAVRVAQAAEAAGFESVWTGEHVVLPDPQAPPSPLPPHHPMLDPSVALAFIAGQTQTVRLGTGIIILPQRNPLVLAKELASLDVVSGGRLIFGLGIGYLKPEFDALGIPFSHKGPRSIDYLEAMKAVWTQDKPAHQGEFVSFGDIQAHPQPVQKPHPPVVFGGHTPQAYERSVQHGNGWFGFALDVEATATCLDGLRHAAQQVERPAELGSLEISVTPKGRLDADTVKRFADLGVDRLIPFKAAKTEADWIDYAKQTGDELIGRS, from the coding sequence ATGAAATTGGGACTTTTTGGCATCAACATGGGTATCGCCAGCAACCCGGACGTAGCTGTGCGGGTTGCCCAGGCGGCCGAAGCGGCCGGTTTTGAGTCGGTCTGGACCGGTGAGCATGTGGTCCTGCCCGACCCCCAGGCTCCGCCCTCCCCGCTTCCGCCCCACCATCCGATGCTCGACCCGAGCGTAGCCCTGGCCTTTATTGCCGGTCAGACCCAAACGGTCAGGCTCGGCACCGGCATCATCATCCTGCCCCAGCGCAACCCCCTGGTGCTGGCCAAAGAACTGGCCAGTCTGGACGTGGTGTCCGGCGGGCGGCTGATCTTTGGCCTGGGCATCGGCTATCTCAAGCCGGAGTTTGACGCGCTGGGGATTCCGTTCAGCCACAAGGGGCCGCGGTCGATTGATTATCTGGAGGCCATGAAGGCCGTCTGGACCCAGGACAAGCCCGCCCACCAGGGTGAATTTGTCTCGTTTGGTGATATTCAGGCTCACCCCCAACCGGTCCAGAAGCCCCACCCGCCGGTGGTCTTTGGCGGCCATACCCCGCAGGCCTACGAACGCAGCGTGCAGCACGGCAACGGCTGGTTCGGCTTTGCCCTCGATGTCGAGGCCACGGCCACCTGCCTGGACGGGCTCAGACACGCCGCCCAGCAGGTCGAACGTCCGGCCGAGTTGGGCAGCTTGGAAATCAGCGTCACGCCCAAGGGCCGACTCGACGCCGACACGGTCAAACGCTTTGCCGACCTCGGCGTTGACCGGCTGATTCCGTTCAAAGCCGCCAAGACCGAGGCGGACTGGATCGACTACGCCAAGCAAACGGGCGACGAGCTGATCGGCAGGAGCTGA
- a CDS encoding endonuclease/exonuclease/phosphatase family protein produces MPASIPTSIASWNVNSIRARKDRTLAWLETHQPEVLCLQETKVTDEVFPRADFEALGYRVTTCGQKTYNGVALLSRAEPSDIVRRFDDDDDEPEARFLSARLADLRIMCVYVPNGQAVGSDKYT; encoded by the coding sequence ATGCCAGCGTCGATTCCTACGTCTATTGCAAGCTGGAACGTCAATTCCATCCGCGCCCGCAAAGACCGGACGCTGGCTTGGTTGGAGACCCATCAGCCCGAGGTGCTGTGTCTGCAAGAGACAAAAGTCACTGACGAGGTGTTTCCCCGGGCCGATTTTGAGGCCCTGGGTTACCGGGTCACCACCTGTGGGCAAAAGACGTATAACGGGGTGGCCCTGCTCTCCCGCGCCGAGCCAAGCGATATCGTCCGGCGTTTTGACGACGATGACGACGAGCCCGAAGCCCGTTTTTTGTCGGCTCGGCTCGCCGACCTGCGGATCATGTGCGTCTACGTGCCAAACGGTCAGGCCGTTGGTAGCGACAAGTACACCTA
- a CDS encoding molybdopterin-dependent oxidoreductase, whose translation MPKIEIDGREITVEDGLNIIQAAERLGIEVPHYCYHPGLSISGNCRMCLVEIEKMPKLQIACNTRVNDGMVIHTTSPKVKAAQSAVLEFILINHPVDCPICDQAGECKLQDYYMDYGTYKSQMPIEAKVEKEKAVEIGPQVMLDQERCILCARCTRFLDEVTKTGEMGIFDRGDHCNIDLFPGKTLDNPYSMNVVDVCPVGALTAKDFRFKARVWYLEKTESICTRCETGCNIDIYHRRGQMYRFRPRQNMEVNEFWMCDEGRLSYQAFQQESRILHPLVRAETAFRQASWDEAVQRLVETVKRAQAEYGPDAVAAIIGAKASNEEAHLLSRILNQQLGSQQAVGLSWSPDNAPHDDLLIRADKNPNTRGLKTLGLLNGGGEAEQILSAVGQGKIRVLFVFGVDLVAALGQAVVDAALGEATVILLDTDYTDTTEYADLVLPIATAPETDGSCINYAGRIQRLRQAFPPPGEVKTGWEALALLSTRLDGPDSVSISEVFAELSAAVPALAGLTYGRIGAQGTLLPALQPDHEAAETSS comes from the coding sequence ATGCCAAAGATTGAGATTGACGGGCGGGAGATTACGGTCGAGGACGGGCTCAACATCATCCAGGCGGCCGAGCGCCTGGGGATTGAGGTACCACACTACTGCTACCACCCGGGCCTCAGCATCTCGGGCAACTGCCGGATGTGCCTGGTCGAAATCGAGAAAATGCCCAAGCTGCAAATCGCCTGCAATACGCGGGTGAACGACGGCATGGTCATCCATACCACCAGCCCCAAGGTCAAGGCCGCCCAGTCTGCGGTGTTGGAGTTCATCCTGATCAACCACCCGGTTGACTGCCCCATCTGTGATCAGGCTGGCGAGTGCAAGCTGCAAGACTATTACATGGATTACGGGACGTATAAGAGCCAGATGCCGATTGAGGCCAAGGTCGAAAAAGAGAAGGCGGTCGAGATCGGCCCCCAGGTCATGCTCGACCAGGAGCGCTGCATTCTGTGCGCGCGTTGCACCCGTTTCCTGGACGAAGTCACCAAGACCGGTGAGATGGGGATTTTTGACCGAGGCGACCACTGCAATATCGACCTGTTTCCGGGCAAAACGCTGGACAATCCCTACTCCATGAATGTCGTTGACGTGTGTCCGGTCGGCGCCTTGACGGCCAAGGATTTTCGCTTCAAGGCGCGCGTCTGGTACCTGGAGAAGACTGAGTCGATCTGCACCAGGTGTGAGACCGGCTGCAATATCGATATCTACCATAGGCGCGGCCAGATGTACCGTTTTCGGCCACGTCAGAATATGGAGGTCAACGAGTTCTGGATGTGCGACGAGGGTCGGCTGTCGTACCAGGCGTTTCAGCAGGAGAGCCGTATCCTGCACCCCCTGGTTCGGGCTGAGACAGCCTTCCGCCAAGCCTCCTGGGATGAGGCCGTCCAGCGCCTGGTAGAGACGGTCAAGCGTGCCCAGGCTGAGTACGGCCCCGACGCCGTCGCGGCCATCATCGGGGCCAAGGCCAGCAACGAAGAAGCCCATCTATTGTCACGTATTCTCAACCAACAGCTGGGCAGCCAACAGGCCGTCGGCCTGTCCTGGTCGCCCGACAACGCGCCTCACGACGATCTGCTGATCCGGGCCGATAAGAACCCCAATACGCGCGGCCTCAAAACCCTGGGCCTGCTGAACGGGGGTGGCGAGGCCGAGCAAATCCTGAGCGCAGTTGGCCAGGGCAAGATCAGGGTCTTGTTCGTCTTTGGCGTCGACCTTGTCGCCGCCCTGGGCCAGGCTGTGGTAGACGCTGCCCTGGGCGAGGCCACGGTCATCCTGCTGGACACCGACTACACCGACACGACCGAGTATGCGGATCTGGTGTTGCCGATCGCCACGGCTCCCGAGACCGACGGCAGCTGTATCAACTACGCCGGTCGGATCCAGCGCCTGCGTCAGGCTTTTCCCCCGCCGGGCGAAGTCAAGACGGGCTGGGAGGCCCTGGCGTTGCTCAGCACCAGGCTCGACGGCCCGGATAGCGTATCAATCAGTGAGGTGTTCGCCGAGCTGAGCGCGGCCGTGCCGGCCCTGGCCGGGCTCACGTATGGCCGGATCGGCGCCCAAGGGACTCTGCTGCCGGCCCTTCAGCCCGACCACGAGGCAGCCGAGACATCGTCTTAG
- the nuoF gene encoding NADH-quinone oxidoreductase subunit NuoF, which yields MADRVLLRHLDVPDIRKLDVYLEHGGYDAAKKALTSLTPQDVTAQVKDSNLRGRGGAGFVAGMKWGFLPKDSDKPVYLCANADESEPGTFKDRALIEWNTHVLLEGILISAYAINAHTAYIYIRGEFALGAKRLHEAIEAAYARGLLGKDICGSGFDLDVYVHRGAGAYICGEETGLIQSLEGKRAYPRIKPPFPAVYGLFGCPTIVQNVETLACVPSIIGHGPEWFKAIGPETGPGPKIYCVSGHVEKPGLYELPLGMPLREVIYDHAGGILGGKKLKAVMPGGSSFPILTPDEIDVNMDFDSMRAIGAFLGTAGIIVMDEDTCMVQALEIIDRFYHHESCGQCSPCREGTGWLHKLLVRLEEGNAQPDDIDLIDRICTNMTGNTVCVLADAAAMPTQSYLSKFRDEFVAHITEGGCPLRKKADSQPQAA from the coding sequence ATGGCTGACAGAGTACTCTTGCGCCACCTCGATGTTCCCGATATCCGCAAGCTTGATGTCTACCTCGAACACGGCGGCTATGACGCGGCTAAAAAGGCCCTCACCAGCCTGACGCCGCAAGACGTCACCGCCCAGGTCAAAGACTCCAATCTGCGTGGCCGGGGCGGGGCTGGGTTTGTGGCTGGCATGAAGTGGGGTTTTTTGCCAAAAGACTCGGATAAACCGGTCTACCTGTGCGCCAATGCGGATGAGAGCGAGCCGGGAACCTTCAAAGACCGCGCGCTCATCGAGTGGAACACCCACGTCCTGCTCGAAGGCATTCTGATCTCCGCCTACGCCATCAACGCCCATACGGCCTATATCTATATCCGAGGAGAATTTGCCCTGGGCGCCAAACGCCTCCACGAGGCGATTGAGGCGGCCTATGCCCGCGGCTTGCTGGGCAAAGACATCTGTGGCAGCGGCTTTGACCTCGACGTGTACGTACACCGCGGGGCGGGAGCCTATATCTGCGGCGAAGAGACCGGCCTGATCCAGTCCCTCGAAGGCAAGCGCGCCTATCCGCGCATCAAACCGCCTTTTCCTGCGGTGTACGGCCTGTTCGGCTGTCCGACGATTGTCCAGAATGTCGAAACCCTGGCCTGCGTGCCGTCCATCATCGGGCACGGCCCGGAGTGGTTTAAGGCCATCGGTCCGGAGACCGGCCCAGGCCCCAAGATCTACTGTGTCAGCGGTCACGTCGAAAAGCCGGGGTTGTACGAGCTGCCGCTGGGCATGCCGCTGCGCGAGGTCATTTATGACCACGCCGGGGGCATTCTGGGTGGGAAGAAACTGAAAGCCGTCATGCCGGGCGGCTCGTCGTTTCCCATCCTCACCCCGGACGAGATCGACGTCAACATGGACTTCGATTCCATGCGGGCGATCGGCGCTTTTCTGGGCACGGCCGGGATCATCGTCATGGACGAAGACACCTGTATGGTCCAGGCGCTCGAAATCATCGACCGCTTCTACCACCACGAGTCGTGCGGCCAGTGTTCGCCGTGCCGAGAGGGCACCGGCTGGCTGCACAAGCTGTTGGTCCGACTCGAAGAGGGCAACGCTCAGCCCGACGATATCGACCTGATTGACCGGATTTGCACCAACATGACCGGCAACACCGTGTGTGTGCTGGCCGACGCCGCAGCCATGCCGACCCAGAGCTATCTGAGTAAATTCCGCGACGAATTCGTGGCCCATATCACCGAGGGTGGCTGTCCGCTGCGCAAAAAGGCTGACAGCCAGCCCCAGGCTGCGTGA
- a CDS encoding alpha/beta fold hydrolase: MAELFNSYYSQDKHGPFQLFQLGDFGLEEGGTLHAGQLAYTTLGTLNADKSNAILLPTWYSGTSKIMADVHVGSGRAIDPDRYFVIIANQLGNGLSSSPTNTPAPFNMARFPRIRIGDDVRAQHKLVTEQFGIERLELVCGGSMGAQQTYEWAVRYPDMVKRAAPLAGTAKNTPHDFLFVETLTEAITSDPAWNTGWYTDPHAVHLGLRRHARLWGVMGFCTEMFKQETWRELGFSSLEDFIVGFVEHYFLPMDPNNLLCMAWKWQRGDVSRHTGGDLAQALARITAKVFVLPIDEDMFFPPRDCEAEHKLIPNSEFRVLHSMYGHLGLFGLEPAYLQQIDDV, encoded by the coding sequence ATGGCTGAGCTGTTCAACTCCTACTACTCCCAGGACAAGCACGGTCCTTTCCAGCTTTTTCAACTCGGCGACTTCGGACTGGAAGAAGGTGGCACGCTTCACGCCGGCCAGCTCGCCTACACTACGCTCGGCACGCTGAACGCGGACAAGAGTAATGCCATCTTGCTGCCGACCTGGTACTCGGGCACGAGCAAGATCATGGCCGACGTACACGTCGGGTCGGGCCGGGCGATTGATCCAGACCGGTATTTTGTCATCATCGCCAACCAGCTCGGCAATGGCCTGTCGAGTTCGCCGACCAATACGCCCGCCCCGTTCAACATGGCCCGTTTCCCGCGTATACGGATTGGCGATGACGTACGTGCCCAGCACAAGCTGGTGACCGAGCAGTTCGGGATTGAGCGACTGGAACTGGTGTGTGGCGGCTCGATGGGCGCTCAGCAGACCTACGAGTGGGCCGTGCGCTATCCAGATATGGTCAAACGCGCCGCCCCCCTGGCCGGTACGGCCAAAAACACTCCGCACGACTTTCTGTTCGTCGAGACCCTGACCGAGGCCATCACCTCGGACCCGGCCTGGAATACGGGTTGGTACACCGACCCGCACGCCGTGCACCTGGGCCTACGTCGGCACGCCCGGCTGTGGGGGGTGATGGGTTTCTGCACCGAGATGTTTAAGCAGGAAACCTGGCGGGAGCTGGGGTTCTCATCGCTCGAAGACTTTATCGTCGGCTTTGTCGAACACTACTTTCTGCCTATGGATCCGAACAATCTGTTGTGCATGGCCTGGAAGTGGCAGCGCGGTGATGTCAGCCGCCACACCGGCGGCGATCTGGCTCAGGCCCTGGCCCGCATCACCGCCAAGGTCTTTGTCCTGCCCATTGACGAAGACATGTTCTTTCCGCCGCGCGACTGCGAAGCCGAGCACAAGCTCATTCCCAACAGCGAGTTTCGGGTGCTCCACAGCATGTACGGTCACCTGGGACTGTTCGGGCTGGAGCCGGCCTATCTCCAGCAGATTGACGACGTCTAA